CAACGGTTCCATCGAACTGTTGGAGGCCGAGCCGCACGGCACGCGCGCTGTGCTCAAGGTGCCGAACCGGGGCGCGGCGGCGGCGCCGGTTGCGACGGCGCGAACGGAATCGAGCGGCGCGGCGTGAACCTGCTTGGCCAAGAGAAACAAGGAGAAATGAACCATGAGCGATAACAACTTCCTGATCATCGACGACGACGAAGTCTTTTCGGGCATTCTGGCGCGCGGGCTGGCGCGTCGCGGCTACACGGCGCATCAGGCGCACAACGCGGACGACGCCGTGAAGCTCGCGAACCAGCACAAGTTCGGTCAAATCACGGTGGACTTGCATCTCGGCAACGATTCCGGGCTGCGCCTCGTCGCCCCGTTGCGCGACCTGCAACCGGATGCGCGCATTCTCGTGCTGACCGGCTATGCGAGTATCGCAACGGCCGTGCAAGCGGTGAAGGACGGCGCGGACAATTATCTGGCGAAGCCCGCGAACGTCGAATCGATTCTGCTGGCGCTTCAGGAAGAGGCGAGCGAGCAGACGGCCGAGGAAGCGATCGAGCATC
The Caballeronia sp. M1242 DNA segment above includes these coding regions:
- a CDS encoding response regulator transcription factor, whose product is MSDNNFLIIDDDEVFSGILARGLARRGYTAHQAHNADDAVKLANQHKFGQITVDLHLGNDSGLRLVAPLRDLQPDARILVLTGYASIATAVQAVKDGADNYLAKPANVESILLALQEEASEQTAEEAIEHPTLLSVARLEWEHIQRALAENNGNISATARALNMHRRTLQRKLAKKPVRQ